In Helianthus annuus cultivar XRQ/B chromosome 3, HanXRQr2.0-SUNRISE, whole genome shotgun sequence, a single window of DNA contains:
- the LOC110930678 gene encoding E3 ubiquitin-protein ligase HOS1 produces the protein MEEMMLLDDGATTIPLDSGNRNAIASPSTSHISLQPNYSCRKVQEALEHLATIDLIDLCNEAKVEHCRATRDLRSCGCSVQSVLNSCGHASLCEECSQRSDVCPICRVCIPKTGNRLSLRLYYECIEAGLISKRYDDRVQEKDGENRPTDDVERLYLFFDVALENNLLSLICHYITDVCMDESAVSSDPVVALLLDEVVVKDWCKRTFKNIIAELKPIYNLNVEEMKERSNVLLKFTARLACILTVLEVLESSFKGSLSAQLQDIHHLQESILKTKQHMEMMIWYTRHQHLEDLNRHASFPSWRSDVRERKSTAIKRAWPAPTEISTPDGEILFIHDALSNLDPQQEYTPDRDYELEIASLHKDEGFSLSRAKIEGLVGSYPFKNLRSAIDVLFLYGSSDLVVAKQAIFLYYLFDRLWKIHDDKWRFSVDDFSATFNIARHSILESFTFYLLDDHSDEALQEACRLLPEISGPTTHPKVAQVLLERQDPYTALMVLRWSGIDSGPELVSLNEAVTAVRVRVECGLLIEAFMYQRSVCTKIKQKKARHELSEDRLNWLEILATEICLLCIRRNLVDRIIGLPWNVDEEKHLHKCLVDYVSVEPLTNTGSLLVVFYLQRHRYVEAYQVDQKLQSLEENIISNNLVDDDGINRMRTTQRWRAALVNKSIQLLPEVEQEKVKNGQMTDITPPEINFNDPENPNPNLLDSGNLVPAYVNSSIILQLDDANPSPKLNFGGLTNYGTPVSQVNKFGDTERGMSMLKSISKNFKFDDIIATSTTPLKEFNRGSSTIKKNKYLQNDQNESTDRIRYSSPYFGNITASFEDSPSGIDDLLKSKASGKGGRSSRLGRDADVAASADLMDMTWSNKDEMLPVQANVNGGPRWRSDDASDYEVQQSPDRLTGGASLKSPSRGLRRSRRTRR, from the exons ATGGAAGAAATGATGCTATTAGACGACGGAGCCACCACCATACCTTTAGATTCCGGCAACCGAAACGCCATCGCAAGCCCTAGCACCAGTCACATCTCACTTCAACCCAATTACAGCTGCCGCAAAGTTCAG GAAGCATTGGAGCACTTAGCAACTATTGATCTGATAGATTTGTGCAACGAGGCTAAAGTTGAGCATTGCAGGGCTACACGGGACTTAAGAAGCTGTGGATGTAGTGTTCAAAGTGTGTTGAATTCGTGTGGCCATGCGTCTTTATGTGAAGAGTGTAGTCAGCGTAGTGATGTTTGCCCGATCTGCAGAGTTTGCATACCGAAAACCGGTAACAGGCTCTCGCTTCGCCTGTATTATGAGTGCATTGAAGCTGGTCTTATTTCAAAGAGATATGATGACAGGGTTCAAGAAAAAGATGGGGAGAATCGACCGACGGATGATGTTGAACGGCTgtatttgtttttcgatgttgCGTTGGAGAACAATTTGTTATCTCTGATCTGCCATT ATATTACAGATGTTTGTATGGATGAAAGTGCTGTTTCTAGCGACCCGGTTGTTGCTTTGTTACTCGATGAAGTGGTTGTCAAAGACTGGTGCAAGAGGACATTTAAGAATATTATTGCCGAGCTTAAGCCTATTT ACAATCTTAATGTAGAGGAAATGAAGGAAAGGTCAAACGTGCTTCTTAAGTTTACAGCGAGGCTAGCGTGCATATTAACTGTCCTTGAAGTGTTGGAATCATCTTTTAAGGGTTCCCTCTCGGCACAGCTTCAGGATATTCACCACTTACAGGAGAGCATACTAAAGACAAAACAG CATATGGAGATGATGATTTGGTATACACGGCATCAACATCTTGAAGATCTAAATCGGCATGCTAGTTTCCCATCATGGCGTTCTGATGTCCGCGAGAGAAAATCAACGGCCATCAAACGTGCATGGCCGGCCCCAACCGAAATCTCAACACCAGATGGCGAAATCCTGTTCATCCACGACGCTTTATCAAATCTTGACCCACAACAAGAGTATACACCGGATAGAGATTACGAACTAGAGATTGCTTCTCTACATAAAGACGAAGGTTTTTCATTGTCTAGAGCCAAAATTGAAGGACTCGTAGGAAGCTATCCGTTTAAAAACCTGCGGTCGGCTATTGACGTTCTCTTTCTATATGGAAGCTCTGACCTCGTGGTAGCAAAACAAGCCATT TTTTTATATTACCTGTTTGATCGACTCTGGAAAATACATGATGATAAGTGGAGATTCAGTGTAGATGATTTTTCCGCTACGTTTAATATAGCCAGACATTCGATATTGGAATCGTTTACTTTCTATCTCCTTGATGATCACAGTGATGAGGCCTTGCAG GAAGCGTGTCGTCTTCTCCCGGAGATATCGGGACCCACAACACACCCAAAAGTAGCACAGGTTTTATTAGAAAGACAAGATCCTTATACAGCTCTAATGGTATTAAGGTGGTCAGGTATCGATAGTGGGCCCGAGCTGGTCTCACTTAACGAGGCTGTGACTGCTGTTAGGGTCAGAGTAGAGTGCGGACTTCTGATCGAAGCGTTTATGTATCAAAGATCCGTTTGCACCAAAATTAAGCAAAAGAAAGCAAGGCATGAGTTGTCTGAAGATCGGTTGAATTGGCTGGAGATACTTGCAACGGAAATTTGTCTTCTCTGTATTCGAAGGAATTTAGTTGACCGCATTATTGGATTACCGTGGAATGTAGATGAAGAAAAACACTTACACAAGTGTCTTGTGGATTATGTTTCGGTAGAACCGTTAACAAATACAGGGAGTCTTCTAGTTGTGTTCTATTTACAG CGTCATCGATATGTGGAAGCATATCAAGTTGATCAGAAGCTTCAAAGCCTTGAGGAGAATATCATTTCTAATAATCTTGTTGATGACGATGGAATAAACAGAATGCGTACCACACAACGTTGGAGAGCAGCATTAGTT AACAAAAGCATACAACTACTACCAGAAGTTGAACAAGAAAAGGTGAAAAATGGACAAATGACTGATATAACCCCCCCGGAGATTAACTTCAATGATCCGGAAAACCCGAACCCGAATCTTCTCGATTCTGGCAACTTAGTCCCTGCGTATGTTAACTCTTCTATTATTCTTCAACTGGATGACGCAAACCCGTCACCCAAATTAAATTTTGGTGGATTAACGAATTACGGTACTCCTGTTTCACAAGTGAACAAGTTTGGTGATACCGAAAGAGGAATGAGCATGCTCAAATCCATCAGTAAAAACTTCAAATTTGATGATATTATTGCAACATCTACTACACCGTTAAAAGAATTTAACCGAGGGTCTTCAACGATTAAGAAGAATAAGTATCtccaaaatgaccaaaatgagtCAACTGACCGCATTCGATATTCTAGTCCGTATTTTGGAAATATTACTGCTAGTTTTGAAGATTCGCCGAGTGGCATCGATGACTTGTTGAAGTCGAAAGCTTCTGGTAAAGGTGGACGATCGAGTAGACTTGGAAGAGATGCTGATGTGGCGGCTTCAGCTGATCTTATGGATATGACGTGGAG TAACAAAGATGAAATGCTTCCTGTGCAAGCAAATGTGAATGGTGGGCCCAGATGGAGGTCAgatgatgcaagtgattatgaAGTACAGCAGAGCCCCGACAGACTGACAGGTGGCGCTTCTTTAAAATCACCCTCAAGAGGATTAAGAAGAAGCAGGCGTACCAGAAGATGA
- the LOC110930677 gene encoding uncharacterized protein LOC110930677 — MTTVPAAKHHQPLHNFTLPFLKWGQRIHHHRRRSPLSSSDLHNRRTTTITTTEREIDEQNGDVSPHENNNNSNLIDVDVATGDCKPWNLRPRRLVIDTVDSEHFPVMTCSKRLPRDDKDEERKKKNSRLWISLSKDEIEEDIYAFTGSRPCRRPKKRSKVEQKQLDNVFPGLYLVGISADSYRV; from the exons ATGACCACCGTACCAGCAGCAAAACACCACCAACCCCTCCACAATTTCACACTCCCCTTCCTAAAATGGGGCCAGCGaatccaccaccaccgccgccgctccCCTCTCTCCTCCTCCGACCTCCACAACCGCCgtaccaccaccatcaccaccaccgaaCGCGAAATCGACGAACAAAACGGTGACGTATCACCACAcgaaaacaacaacaacagcaattTAATCGACGTTGATGTGGCTACCGGAGACTGCAAGCCGTGGAATCTTCGCCCGCGGAGGCTGGTCATAGACACAGTTGATTCCGAACATTTTCCGGTGATGACGTGTTCAAAGCGGCTGCCACGAGACGACAAAGACGAGGAACGAAAGAAGAAGAACAGCAGGTTATGGATCTCGTTGTCGAAGGATGAAATAGAGGAAGATATATACGCGTTTACCGGTTCGAGACCGTGTAGGAGACCGAAGAAAAGGAGCAAAGTGGAACAGAAGCAGCTTGAT AATGTGTTTCCTGGATTGTATTTGGTTGGGATTTCGGCCGATTCGTATCGAGTTTAA